One stretch of Armatimonadota bacterium DNA includes these proteins:
- a CDS encoding DUF3883 domain-containing protein, which produces MENDLQSGAIVEGEVFPEPIRILLVQPFGPNLRVGGQGLRTRQYHERLLTPEQVGRLRIIPAEAPFDGDAHRFRLGVEAARLGLAYDYDPYFSLSIARVDPLPHQLEAVYHYILPLPRIRFLLADDAGAGKTIMAGLLLKELKLRGLVSRTLIVTPANLMFQWQRELRDRFRERFDIVRGVDLKYAYGVNPWQDRPQVITSVDFAKREDVLGSLQRTTWDLVIVDEAHRMSASDPEHKTERYKLGELLSQRTHHFLLLTGTPHKGDPVNFCLFLQLLDRDVYADVRSLEEAIRRNHAPFYLRRTKEALITFPDPETGKVRRLFTNREVRTVRFELDGPEFAFYEALTRYVQEQSIRAAADPSARGRALGFTMAMYQRRFASSLHAVRRSLERRLEKLEDRLRRPRPEVAVDLSRLEDLDELPEEEAIRVEEEVEEASLPSESWEIRQESQALRALVQQARALEEREVSSKLAKLRQVLTEQGLFEDPRTKLLIFTEFKETLDYLVVTLRRWGFRVTQIHGGMKIGDRDTPGTRLYAEREFREEAQIMVATEAAGEGINLQFCWLMINYDIPWNPMRLEQRMGRIHRYGQERDCLIFNFVAANTREGQVLERLLERLREIRRELGSDQVFDVVGEVIPANYLERLFRDLYAGRLTPQAALERLVQDLDRERFARICQSTLEGLAKRELNLSAILGRTAEAKERRLVPEVVETFFLQAAPIAGLPTPKGRNGVYTVGRIPRHLQLVGERLEPRFGPLGREYRRITFNKQRLTEDPTLEWVTPGHPLFEAVREEVWEKAQTDLRRGAVFYDLHRTAPARLEVYAASVADGRGNILHRQLFVVEVGPSGEMRLRQPTLFLDLIPVMPGTADPPPIFPVDRNEVERFLLESGLQSFLGKVQQERQKELETIARHVEVSLLTLIDRQQRQIAELLERQQHGEDVTLALSEAERRLEELNARLERRREELRRERELAIADLTHIGSALVLPHPEREEFAPMVRDEEIERIAMEEAMRYERERGWEPEDVSAEDRGFDILSRHPESGHVRFIEVKGRAGVGPVALTPNEYKTAERLRADYWLYVVFDCATRPRLIAVQDPVRLNWEPIVRIEHYQIDLEKLKRIE; this is translated from the coding sequence ATGGAAAACGATCTTCAATCCGGCGCCATCGTGGAAGGGGAAGTTTTCCCAGAACCTATCCGGATTCTGCTCGTGCAGCCCTTCGGCCCGAATCTCCGGGTGGGCGGGCAGGGGCTTCGCACCCGGCAATACCACGAGCGTCTCCTGACCCCGGAGCAGGTCGGTCGGCTGCGGATCATCCCTGCCGAAGCGCCGTTCGACGGCGACGCCCACCGCTTCCGACTGGGGGTGGAAGCGGCCCGCCTGGGGCTGGCCTACGACTACGACCCGTATTTTTCCCTCTCCATCGCCCGCGTGGACCCGCTGCCTCATCAGCTGGAGGCGGTCTATCACTACATCCTGCCGCTGCCCCGCATTCGCTTCCTGCTGGCCGACGATGCCGGCGCCGGAAAGACCATCATGGCCGGCCTGCTCCTCAAGGAGCTCAAGCTGCGCGGGCTGGTCTCCCGCACCCTGATCGTCACGCCTGCCAACCTGATGTTCCAGTGGCAGCGGGAGCTGCGCGACCGCTTCCGGGAGCGGTTTGATATCGTCCGCGGCGTGGACCTGAAATATGCCTACGGGGTCAACCCCTGGCAGGACAGGCCCCAGGTCATCACCTCCGTTGACTTCGCCAAGCGCGAGGACGTGCTCGGGAGCCTCCAGCGCACCACCTGGGACCTGGTCATCGTCGACGAAGCCCACCGGATGAGCGCCAGCGACCCGGAGCATAAGACGGAGCGCTATAAGCTCGGCGAGCTGCTCTCCCAGCGGACGCATCATTTCCTTCTCCTCACCGGTACGCCCCATAAGGGCGATCCGGTGAACTTCTGCCTCTTCCTCCAGCTTCTGGATAGGGATGTATACGCAGACGTCCGCAGCCTGGAGGAGGCCATCCGGCGCAACCACGCGCCGTTCTATCTCCGCCGGACCAAAGAGGCGCTCATCACCTTCCCCGACCCCGAAACGGGGAAGGTCCGCCGGCTGTTCACGAACCGGGAGGTACGCACCGTCCGCTTCGAGCTGGACGGCCCGGAGTTCGCCTTCTACGAGGCCCTGACCCGCTATGTGCAGGAGCAGTCCATCCGCGCCGCCGCCGACCCTTCCGCCCGTGGGCGGGCCCTCGGGTTCACCATGGCCATGTATCAGCGGCGCTTCGCCTCCAGCCTCCACGCCGTCCGCCGGAGCCTGGAGCGGCGCCTGGAGAAGCTGGAAGACCGCCTGCGCCGCCCCCGGCCAGAGGTCGCCGTGGACCTCTCCCGTCTGGAGGATCTGGATGAGCTGCCTGAGGAGGAAGCGATCCGGGTCGAGGAGGAGGTGGAAGAGGCCTCTCTCCCCTCCGAATCCTGGGAGATCCGACAGGAAAGCCAGGCCCTGCGGGCGCTGGTGCAGCAGGCCCGGGCTCTGGAGGAGCGGGAAGTTTCCTCCAAGCTGGCCAAGCTGCGCCAGGTGCTCACCGAACAGGGGCTCTTTGAGGACCCCCGCACCAAGCTCCTCATCTTCACGGAGTTCAAGGAAACCCTGGACTACCTGGTGGTCACCCTCCGCCGGTGGGGCTTCCGGGTTACCCAGATCCACGGCGGCATGAAGATCGGCGACCGGGACACGCCGGGCACCCGGCTCTACGCCGAGCGGGAGTTCCGGGAAGAGGCCCAGATCATGGTGGCCACGGAGGCCGCCGGGGAAGGTATCAACCTCCAGTTCTGCTGGCTGATGATCAACTACGACATCCCCTGGAACCCCATGCGACTGGAGCAACGCATGGGGCGCATCCACCGCTACGGCCAGGAGCGGGACTGCCTGATCTTCAACTTCGTGGCCGCCAACACCCGGGAGGGGCAGGTCCTGGAGCGCCTCCTGGAGCGGCTTCGGGAGATCCGTCGGGAGCTGGGCAGCGACCAGGTCTTCGACGTGGTCGGCGAGGTCATCCCGGCCAACTACTTGGAGCGGCTGTTCCGGGACCTCTACGCCGGGCGCCTCACTCCGCAGGCGGCCCTCGAGCGCCTCGTCCAGGACCTGGACCGGGAACGCTTCGCTCGCATCTGCCAGTCCACGCTGGAAGGGCTGGCCAAGAGAGAGCTGAACCTGTCGGCGATCCTGGGACGGACGGCCGAGGCCAAGGAGCGGCGGCTGGTGCCGGAGGTGGTGGAGACCTTCTTCCTGCAGGCGGCTCCCATCGCCGGCCTTCCCACGCCGAAGGGCCGCAACGGCGTTTACACCGTAGGGCGCATCCCCCGCCACCTGCAGCTCGTAGGGGAGCGTCTGGAGCCCCGCTTCGGTCCCCTGGGGCGGGAGTACCGGCGGATCACCTTCAACAAACAGCGCCTGACCGAGGACCCCACGCTGGAGTGGGTGACCCCCGGGCATCCGCTCTTCGAGGCCGTTCGGGAGGAGGTGTGGGAGAAGGCGCAGACAGACCTGAGACGGGGCGCCGTGTTCTATGACCTGCATCGGACGGCGCCGGCCCGGCTGGAGGTGTATGCGGCCTCCGTCGCAGACGGACGGGGCAACATCCTGCACCGCCAGCTCTTCGTAGTGGAGGTGGGGCCTTCGGGGGAGATGCGCCTGCGTCAGCCGACGCTCTTTCTGGACCTCATTCCGGTAATGCCGGGAACGGCGGATCCGCCGCCCATCTTCCCGGTCGACCGGAACGAAGTGGAGCGCTTCCTGCTGGAGAGCGGGCTTCAGTCTTTCCTGGGGAAGGTCCAGCAGGAGCGACAGAAGGAGCTGGAGACCATCGCCCGCCACGTGGAGGTGAGCCTGCTCACCCTCATCGACCGGCAGCAGCGGCAGATCGCCGAGCTTCTGGAGCGGCAGCAGCATGGGGAGGACGTGACGCTGGCCTTGAGCGAGGCGGAGCGGCGGCTGGAGGAGCTGAACGCGCGGCTGGAGCGGCGGCGGGAGGAGCTCCGGCGGGAGCGGGAGCTGGCCATCGCCGACCTCACCCATATCGGCTCGGCCCTGGTCCTGCCCCATCCCGAGCGCGAAGAGTTCGCGCCCATGGTGCGGGACGAGGAAATCGAGCGCATTGCGATGGAGGAAGCCATGCGCTATGAGCGGGAGCGGGGCTGGGAGCCCGAGGACGTCTCCGCCGAGGATCGCGGTTTTGACATCCTGTCCCGGCACCCGGAAAGCGGCCACGTCCGCTTCATCGAGGTCAAGGGCCGGGCCGGCGTGGGGCCGGTGGCCCTCACGCCCAACGAATACAAAACGGCCGAACGGCTGAGGGCGGACTACTGGCTCTACGTGGTCTTCGACTGCGCCACCCGCCCGCGCCTCATCGCCGTCCAGGACCCCGTCCGCCTGAATTGGGAGCCCATCGTGAGGATTGAGCATTACCAGATCGATCTAGAGAAGCTGAAAAGAATAGAATGA
- a CDS encoding helix-turn-helix domain-containing protein, with protein MREQPRPVELLTVEQLASALRISKATAYRLIARGLVRGVRLSPRCLRIPASEVLRLIREATGGLEGDDGDD; from the coding sequence ATGCGAGAGCAGCCCCGGCCGGTGGAGCTGTTGACTGTCGAGCAGCTTGCGTCTGCCCTACGGATCAGCAAGGCGACCGCGTACCGTCTGATCGCGCGGGGCTTGGTGCGCGGTGTGCGCCTCAGCCCGCGGTGCCTGCGGATCCCGGCGTCCGAGGTTTTGAGGTTGATCCGGGAGGCCACGGGCGGTCTCGAGGGGGATGACGGGGATGATTGA